One genomic segment of Macaca fascicularis isolate 582-1 chromosome 19, T2T-MFA8v1.1 includes these proteins:
- the PEG3 gene encoding paternally-expressed gene 3 protein isoform X1 yields MYQPEDDNSSDMTSDDDMARDRGESSPPHSVRSFSGDRDWDRRGRSRDMEPRDRWSYTRNPRSRMPQRDLSLPVMAKTSFEMERDDDRDSRAYESRSQDAESYQNVVDLTEDRKPHNTIQDNMENYRKLLSLGVQLAEDDGHSHMTQGHSSRSKRSAYPSTSRGLKTMPEAKKSTHRRGICEDESSHGVIMEKFIKDVSRSSKSGRARESSDQSQRFPRMSDANWKDVSLHKRESVIQQRVYEGNAFRGGFRFNSTLVSRKRVLERKRRYHFDTDGKGSIHDQKGCPRKKPFECGSEMRKAVSMSNLSSLSSPSFSESQPIDFGAMPYVCDECGRSFSVISEFVEHQIMHTRENLYEYGESFIHSVAVSEVQKSQVGGKRFECKDCGETFNKSAALAEHRKIHAREYPVECKNQECEEAFMPSPTFSELQKIYGKDKFYECRVCKETFLHSSALIEHQKIHFGDDKDNERERDRERGETFRPSPTLNEFQKMYGKEKMYECKVCGETFLHSSSLKEHQKIHTRGNPFENKGKVCEETFIPGQSLKRRQKTYNKEKLYDFTDSRDAFMQSSELSEHQKIHSRKNLFEGRGYEKSVIHSGPFTESQKSHTITRPPESDEDEKAFTISSNPYENQKIPTKENVYERKSYERSVIHSLASVEAQKSHSVAGPSKPKVTAESTIQSFDAINHQRVRAGGNTSEGREYSRSVIHSLVTSKPPRSHSGNELVESNEKGECSIYISDLNDKRQKIPARENPCEGGSKDHNYGDSVIQSVSHARPQKSVPGEGSGEFKKDGEFSVPSSNVREYQKARAKKKYIEHRSNETSVIHSLPFGEQTFRPRGMLYECQECGECFGRISDLTEHQKIHDREKPSGSRNYEWSVIRSLAPTDPQTSYAQEQYAKQQAWNKFKEFRQFFATSKDLNTYQKIYDQEKSHGKESQGEKIRGEETYSEETHGEETYGEETHGQETIEDPVIQGSDMEDLQKDDPDNAIYECEDCGLGFVDLTDLTDHQKVHSRKCLVDSREYTHSVIHTHSVSEYQRDYTGEQLYECPKCGESFIHSSFLFEHQRIHEQDQLYSMKGCDDGFIALLPMKPRRNRAAERNPALAGSAIRCLLCGQGFIHSSALNEHMRLHREDDLLEQSQMAEEAIIPGLALTEFQRSQTEERVFECAICGEAFINPAELADHVTVHKNEPYEYGSTYTHTSFLTEPLKGAIPFYECKDCGKSFIHSTVLTKHKELHLEDDDDDDEAAAAAAAAAAQEVEANVHVPQVVLRIQGSNVEAAEPEVEAAEPEVEAAEPEVEAAEPNGEAEGPDGEAAEPNGEAEQPNGEAEQPNGDADEPDGAGIEDPEERAEEPEGDADEPDGVGIEDPEEAEDEEIQVEEPYYDCHECTETFTSSTAFGEHLKTHASMIIFEPANAFGECSGYIEHASTSTGGANQADEKYFKCDVCGQLFSDRLSLARHQNTHTG; encoded by the exons ATGTACCAACCGGAAG ACGACAACAGCAGTGACATGACCAGTGACGACGACATGGCCCGGGACAGAGGAGAGTCCTCACCACCTCACTCAGTCCGTTCTTTCAGTG GTGACCGGGACTGGGACCGGAGGGGCAGAAGCAGAGACATGGAGCCACGAGACCGCTGGTCCTACACCAGGAACCCAAGAAGCA GGATGCCTCAGCGGGATCTTTCCCTTCCTGTGATGGCGAAAACAAGCTTTGAAATGGAAAGAGATGATGACAGGGACTCCAGGGCTTACGAGTCCCGATCTCAG GATGCTGAATCATACCAAAATGTGGTAGACCTCACTGAGGACAGGAAACCTCACAACACAATCCAGGACAACATGGAAAACTACAGGAAGCTGCTCTCCCTGG GAGTGCAGCTTGCTGAAGACGATGGCCACTCCCACATGACGCAGGGCCACTCATCAAGATCCAAGAGAAGTGCCTACCCAAGCACCAGTCGAG GTCTAAAAACTATGCCTGAAGCCAAAAAATCAACCCACCGGCGGGGGATTTGTGAAGATGAGTCTTCCCACGGAGTGATAATGGAAAAATTCATCAAGGATGTGTCGCGCAGTTCCAAATCGGGAAGAGCAAGGGAGTCAAGCGACCAGTCACAGAGATTCCCCAGAATGTCAGATGCTAACTGGAAGGACGTTTCATTGCACAAGAGGGAGTCAGTGATCCAGCAGAGGGTTTATGAAGGGAATGCATTTAGGGGAGGCTTTAGGTTTAATTCAACCCTTGTTTCCAGAAAGAGAGTTCTGGAAAGAAAGAGGCGCTATCATTTTGACACGGATGGGAAGGGCTCGATTCATGATCAAAAAGGCTGTCCCAGGAAGAAGCCCTTTGAATGTGGTAGTGAGATGAGAAAAGCCGTGAGCATGAGCAACCTGAGCAGCCTCAGCTCCCCGTCGTTTAGTGAGTCGCAGCCAATTGATTTTGGGGCAATGCCATATGTATGTGATGAGTGTGGGAGGTCGTTCAGTGTCATCTCAGAATTTGTTGAGCACCAGATCATGCATACTAGAGAGAACCTCTATGAGTATGGTGAGTCCTTTATTCACAGTGTGGCTGTCAGTGAAGTTCAGAAAAGTCAGGTTGGAGGGAAACGTTTTGAATGTAAGGACTGTGGAGAGACCTTCAATAAGAGTGCCGCCTTGGCTGAACATCGGAAAATTCATGCTAGAGAATATCCTGTGGAATGTAAGAATCAGGAGTGTGAGGAGGCCTTCATGCCTAGCCCAACCTTTAGTGAGCTTCAGAAAATATATGGCAAAGACAAATTCTATGAGTGCAGGGTGTGTAAGGAAACCTTCCTTCATAGTTCTGCCCTGATTGAGCACCAGAAAATCCACTTTGGGGATGACAAAGATAATGAGCGTGAACGTGATCGTGAGCGCGGGGAAACCTTTAGGCCCAGCCCAACCCTTAATGAGTTTCAGAAAATGTACGGTAAAGAGAAAATGTACGAATGTAAGGTGTGTGGGGAGACTTTCCTTCATAGCTCATCCCTGAAAGAACATCAGAAAATCCATACTAGAGGGAACCCATTTGAAAATAAGGGTAAGGTATGTGAGGAAACCTTTATTCCTGGTCAGTCCCTTAAAAGGCGTCAGAAGACTTACAATAAGGAGAAGCTCTATGACTTTACAGATAGCCGGGATGCCTTCATGCAAAGCTCAGAGCTCAGTGAGCATCAGAAAATTCATTCTCGAAAGAACCTCTTTGAAGGCAGAGGGTACGAGAAATCTGTCATTCATAGTGGACCCTTCACTGAATCTCAGAAGAGTCATACTATAACACGACCTCCTGAAAGTGATGAGGATGAGAAGGCATTCACCATTAGCTCTAACCCCTATGAAAACCAGAAGATTCCCACTAAGGAAAATGTCTATGAAAGGAAATCATATGAGAGGTCTGTTATTCATAGCTTAGCCTCTGTGGAAGCTCAGAAAAGTCACAGTGTAGCGGGGCCCAGTAAACCAAAAGTAACGGCAGAGTCTACTATTCAGAGCTTCGATGCTATCAACCATCAGAGAGTTCGTGCTGGAGGGAACACGTCTGAAGGAAGGGAATACAGTAGGTCTGTTATCCATAGCTTAGTGACTTCCAAACCTCCAAGAAGTCACAGTGGAAATGAATTGGTGGAATCTAATGAGAAGGGAGAATGCTCCATTTATATCTCAGACCTTAATGATAAGCGACAGAAGATTCCTGCCAGAGAGAACCCTTGTGAAGGGGGCAGTAAGGATCACAACTATGGAGACTCTGTCATACAGAGTGTATCCCATGCCAGACCTCAGAAAAGTGTTCCTGGAGAGGGATCTGGTGAATTTAAGAAGGATGGTGAATTCTCTGTTCCCAGCTCAAATGTCCGTGAATACCAGAAGGCTcgtgctaaaaagaaatacattgagCATAGGAGCAATGAGACCTCTGTAATTCACTCTCTACCTTTTGGTGAACAAACATTTCGCCCTCGAGGGATGCTCTATGAATGTCAGGAGTGTGGGGAGTGCTTTGGGCGTATCTCTGACCTCACTGAGCACCAGAAGATTCATGATAGAGAGAAGCCCTCTGGAAGCAGAAACTACGAATGGTCTGTCATTCGCAGCCTGGCCCCTACTGACCCTCAAACAAGTTATGCCCAAGAGCAGTATGCTAAACAGCAAGCGTGGAACAAATTTAAGGAATTCAGACAATTTTTTGCTACCAGCAAAGACCTGAACACATACCAGAAAATCTATGACCAAGAGAAGTCTCATGGTAAGGAGTCTCAAGGTGAGAAGATCCGTGGGGAGGAGACCTATAGCGAGGAGACCCACGGCGAGGAGACCTACGGCGAGGAGACCCATGGTCAGGAGACAATTGAAGACCCTGTCATTCAAGGCTCAGACATGGAAGACCTGCAGAAGGATGACCCTGATAACGCAATCTATGAATGTGAGGACTGTGGCCTGGGCTTTGTGGATCTCACAGACCTCACAGACCATCAGAAAGTCCACAGCAGGAAGTGCCTGGTTGACAGTCGGGAGTACACACATTCTGTAATTCACACCCATTCCGTCAGCGAGTATCAGAGAGATTACACTGGAGAGCAGCTGTATGAATGTCCAAAGTGTGGGGAATCTTTTATTCATAGCTCATTCCTTTTCGAGCATCAGAGAATCCATGAACAAGACCAGTTGTATTCCATGAAGGGGTGTGATGATGGTTTTATTGCCCTCTTGCCCATGAAGCCACGGAGGAATCGTGCTGCAGAGAGGAATCCTGCTCTTGCTGGGTCGGCCATTCGATGCCTTTTGTGTGGACAAGGCTTCATTCATAGCTCTGCCCTTAATGAGCATATGAGACTTCACAGGGAAGATGATTTACTGGAGCAGAGCCAGATGGCTGAGGAAGCTATCATTCCAGGCTTAGCCCTCACTGAGTTTCAGAGAAGTCAGACCGAAGAGAGAGTCTTTGAATGTGCAATCTGTGGAGAGGCTTTCATCAACCCAGCAGAACTTGCAGATCATGTAACTGTTCATAAGAATGAGCCTTATGAGTATGGGTCCACCTATACTCACACCTCATTTCTTACTGAGCCCCTCAAAGGAGCTATACCATTCTATGAATGCAAGGATTGTGGAAAGTCCTTTATTCATAGCACAGTCCTCACTAAACATAAGGAGCTTCATctggaagatgatgatgatgatgatgaagcagcagctgcagctgcagcagcagcagcccaggaagttgaagccAATGTCCACGTTCCACAAGTAGTTCTGAGGATTCAGGGGTCAAATGTAGAGGCTGCCGAGCCAGAAGTGGAGGCTGCCGAGCCGGAAGTGGAGGCTGCCGAGCCAGAGGTGGAGGCGGCTGAGCCAAACGGAGAGGCTGAAGGGCCAGATGGAGAGGCTGCAGAGCCCAATGGAGAGGCTGAACAGCCGAATGGAGAGGCCGAGCAGCCAAATGGGGATGCCGATGAACCAGATGGTGCAGGGATTGAAGACCCAGAAGAAAGAGCTGAAGAGCCAGAGGGAGATGCCGACGAGCCTGACGGTGTGGGAATTGAAGACCCAGAAGAAGCTGAAGATGAAGAGATTCAGGTAGAAGAACCATACTATGATTGCCATGAATGCACAGAAACCTTCACTTCCAGCACAGCATTCGGTGAGCACCTGAAAACTCATGCCAGCATGATCATATTTGAGCCTGCAAATGCCTTTGGGGAGTGCTCAGGCTACATCGAACATGCCAGCACCAGCACAGGTGGTGCCAATCAAGCTGATGAGAAGTACTTCAAATGTGACGTCTGTGGGCAGCTCTTTAGTGACCGCCTGTCCCTCGCCAGACACCAGAATACCCACACTGGCTGA
- the PEG3 gene encoding paternally-expressed gene 3 protein isoform X2 codes for MYQPEDDNSSDMTSDDDMARDRGESSPPHSVRSFSGDRDWDRRGRSRDMEPRDRWSYTRNPRSRMPQRDLSLPVMAKTSFEMERDDDRDSRAYESRSQDAESYQNVVDLTEDRKPHNTIQDNMENYRKLLSLGLKTMPEAKKSTHRRGICEDESSHGVIMEKFIKDVSRSSKSGRARESSDQSQRFPRMSDANWKDVSLHKRESVIQQRVYEGNAFRGGFRFNSTLVSRKRVLERKRRYHFDTDGKGSIHDQKGCPRKKPFECGSEMRKAVSMSNLSSLSSPSFSESQPIDFGAMPYVCDECGRSFSVISEFVEHQIMHTRENLYEYGESFIHSVAVSEVQKSQVGGKRFECKDCGETFNKSAALAEHRKIHAREYPVECKNQECEEAFMPSPTFSELQKIYGKDKFYECRVCKETFLHSSALIEHQKIHFGDDKDNERERDRERGETFRPSPTLNEFQKMYGKEKMYECKVCGETFLHSSSLKEHQKIHTRGNPFENKGKVCEETFIPGQSLKRRQKTYNKEKLYDFTDSRDAFMQSSELSEHQKIHSRKNLFEGRGYEKSVIHSGPFTESQKSHTITRPPESDEDEKAFTISSNPYENQKIPTKENVYERKSYERSVIHSLASVEAQKSHSVAGPSKPKVTAESTIQSFDAINHQRVRAGGNTSEGREYSRSVIHSLVTSKPPRSHSGNELVESNEKGECSIYISDLNDKRQKIPARENPCEGGSKDHNYGDSVIQSVSHARPQKSVPGEGSGEFKKDGEFSVPSSNVREYQKARAKKKYIEHRSNETSVIHSLPFGEQTFRPRGMLYECQECGECFGRISDLTEHQKIHDREKPSGSRNYEWSVIRSLAPTDPQTSYAQEQYAKQQAWNKFKEFRQFFATSKDLNTYQKIYDQEKSHGKESQGEKIRGEETYSEETHGEETYGEETHGQETIEDPVIQGSDMEDLQKDDPDNAIYECEDCGLGFVDLTDLTDHQKVHSRKCLVDSREYTHSVIHTHSVSEYQRDYTGEQLYECPKCGESFIHSSFLFEHQRIHEQDQLYSMKGCDDGFIALLPMKPRRNRAAERNPALAGSAIRCLLCGQGFIHSSALNEHMRLHREDDLLEQSQMAEEAIIPGLALTEFQRSQTEERVFECAICGEAFINPAELADHVTVHKNEPYEYGSTYTHTSFLTEPLKGAIPFYECKDCGKSFIHSTVLTKHKELHLEDDDDDDEAAAAAAAAAAQEVEANVHVPQVVLRIQGSNVEAAEPEVEAAEPEVEAAEPEVEAAEPNGEAEGPDGEAAEPNGEAEQPNGEAEQPNGDADEPDGAGIEDPEERAEEPEGDADEPDGVGIEDPEEAEDEEIQVEEPYYDCHECTETFTSSTAFGEHLKTHASMIIFEPANAFGECSGYIEHASTSTGGANQADEKYFKCDVCGQLFSDRLSLARHQNTHTG; via the exons ATGTACCAACCGGAAG ACGACAACAGCAGTGACATGACCAGTGACGACGACATGGCCCGGGACAGAGGAGAGTCCTCACCACCTCACTCAGTCCGTTCTTTCAGTG GTGACCGGGACTGGGACCGGAGGGGCAGAAGCAGAGACATGGAGCCACGAGACCGCTGGTCCTACACCAGGAACCCAAGAAGCA GGATGCCTCAGCGGGATCTTTCCCTTCCTGTGATGGCGAAAACAAGCTTTGAAATGGAAAGAGATGATGACAGGGACTCCAGGGCTTACGAGTCCCGATCTCAG GATGCTGAATCATACCAAAATGTGGTAGACCTCACTGAGGACAGGAAACCTCACAACACAATCCAGGACAACATGGAAAACTACAGGAAGCTGCTCTCCCTGG GTCTAAAAACTATGCCTGAAGCCAAAAAATCAACCCACCGGCGGGGGATTTGTGAAGATGAGTCTTCCCACGGAGTGATAATGGAAAAATTCATCAAGGATGTGTCGCGCAGTTCCAAATCGGGAAGAGCAAGGGAGTCAAGCGACCAGTCACAGAGATTCCCCAGAATGTCAGATGCTAACTGGAAGGACGTTTCATTGCACAAGAGGGAGTCAGTGATCCAGCAGAGGGTTTATGAAGGGAATGCATTTAGGGGAGGCTTTAGGTTTAATTCAACCCTTGTTTCCAGAAAGAGAGTTCTGGAAAGAAAGAGGCGCTATCATTTTGACACGGATGGGAAGGGCTCGATTCATGATCAAAAAGGCTGTCCCAGGAAGAAGCCCTTTGAATGTGGTAGTGAGATGAGAAAAGCCGTGAGCATGAGCAACCTGAGCAGCCTCAGCTCCCCGTCGTTTAGTGAGTCGCAGCCAATTGATTTTGGGGCAATGCCATATGTATGTGATGAGTGTGGGAGGTCGTTCAGTGTCATCTCAGAATTTGTTGAGCACCAGATCATGCATACTAGAGAGAACCTCTATGAGTATGGTGAGTCCTTTATTCACAGTGTGGCTGTCAGTGAAGTTCAGAAAAGTCAGGTTGGAGGGAAACGTTTTGAATGTAAGGACTGTGGAGAGACCTTCAATAAGAGTGCCGCCTTGGCTGAACATCGGAAAATTCATGCTAGAGAATATCCTGTGGAATGTAAGAATCAGGAGTGTGAGGAGGCCTTCATGCCTAGCCCAACCTTTAGTGAGCTTCAGAAAATATATGGCAAAGACAAATTCTATGAGTGCAGGGTGTGTAAGGAAACCTTCCTTCATAGTTCTGCCCTGATTGAGCACCAGAAAATCCACTTTGGGGATGACAAAGATAATGAGCGTGAACGTGATCGTGAGCGCGGGGAAACCTTTAGGCCCAGCCCAACCCTTAATGAGTTTCAGAAAATGTACGGTAAAGAGAAAATGTACGAATGTAAGGTGTGTGGGGAGACTTTCCTTCATAGCTCATCCCTGAAAGAACATCAGAAAATCCATACTAGAGGGAACCCATTTGAAAATAAGGGTAAGGTATGTGAGGAAACCTTTATTCCTGGTCAGTCCCTTAAAAGGCGTCAGAAGACTTACAATAAGGAGAAGCTCTATGACTTTACAGATAGCCGGGATGCCTTCATGCAAAGCTCAGAGCTCAGTGAGCATCAGAAAATTCATTCTCGAAAGAACCTCTTTGAAGGCAGAGGGTACGAGAAATCTGTCATTCATAGTGGACCCTTCACTGAATCTCAGAAGAGTCATACTATAACACGACCTCCTGAAAGTGATGAGGATGAGAAGGCATTCACCATTAGCTCTAACCCCTATGAAAACCAGAAGATTCCCACTAAGGAAAATGTCTATGAAAGGAAATCATATGAGAGGTCTGTTATTCATAGCTTAGCCTCTGTGGAAGCTCAGAAAAGTCACAGTGTAGCGGGGCCCAGTAAACCAAAAGTAACGGCAGAGTCTACTATTCAGAGCTTCGATGCTATCAACCATCAGAGAGTTCGTGCTGGAGGGAACACGTCTGAAGGAAGGGAATACAGTAGGTCTGTTATCCATAGCTTAGTGACTTCCAAACCTCCAAGAAGTCACAGTGGAAATGAATTGGTGGAATCTAATGAGAAGGGAGAATGCTCCATTTATATCTCAGACCTTAATGATAAGCGACAGAAGATTCCTGCCAGAGAGAACCCTTGTGAAGGGGGCAGTAAGGATCACAACTATGGAGACTCTGTCATACAGAGTGTATCCCATGCCAGACCTCAGAAAAGTGTTCCTGGAGAGGGATCTGGTGAATTTAAGAAGGATGGTGAATTCTCTGTTCCCAGCTCAAATGTCCGTGAATACCAGAAGGCTcgtgctaaaaagaaatacattgagCATAGGAGCAATGAGACCTCTGTAATTCACTCTCTACCTTTTGGTGAACAAACATTTCGCCCTCGAGGGATGCTCTATGAATGTCAGGAGTGTGGGGAGTGCTTTGGGCGTATCTCTGACCTCACTGAGCACCAGAAGATTCATGATAGAGAGAAGCCCTCTGGAAGCAGAAACTACGAATGGTCTGTCATTCGCAGCCTGGCCCCTACTGACCCTCAAACAAGTTATGCCCAAGAGCAGTATGCTAAACAGCAAGCGTGGAACAAATTTAAGGAATTCAGACAATTTTTTGCTACCAGCAAAGACCTGAACACATACCAGAAAATCTATGACCAAGAGAAGTCTCATGGTAAGGAGTCTCAAGGTGAGAAGATCCGTGGGGAGGAGACCTATAGCGAGGAGACCCACGGCGAGGAGACCTACGGCGAGGAGACCCATGGTCAGGAGACAATTGAAGACCCTGTCATTCAAGGCTCAGACATGGAAGACCTGCAGAAGGATGACCCTGATAACGCAATCTATGAATGTGAGGACTGTGGCCTGGGCTTTGTGGATCTCACAGACCTCACAGACCATCAGAAAGTCCACAGCAGGAAGTGCCTGGTTGACAGTCGGGAGTACACACATTCTGTAATTCACACCCATTCCGTCAGCGAGTATCAGAGAGATTACACTGGAGAGCAGCTGTATGAATGTCCAAAGTGTGGGGAATCTTTTATTCATAGCTCATTCCTTTTCGAGCATCAGAGAATCCATGAACAAGACCAGTTGTATTCCATGAAGGGGTGTGATGATGGTTTTATTGCCCTCTTGCCCATGAAGCCACGGAGGAATCGTGCTGCAGAGAGGAATCCTGCTCTTGCTGGGTCGGCCATTCGATGCCTTTTGTGTGGACAAGGCTTCATTCATAGCTCTGCCCTTAATGAGCATATGAGACTTCACAGGGAAGATGATTTACTGGAGCAGAGCCAGATGGCTGAGGAAGCTATCATTCCAGGCTTAGCCCTCACTGAGTTTCAGAGAAGTCAGACCGAAGAGAGAGTCTTTGAATGTGCAATCTGTGGAGAGGCTTTCATCAACCCAGCAGAACTTGCAGATCATGTAACTGTTCATAAGAATGAGCCTTATGAGTATGGGTCCACCTATACTCACACCTCATTTCTTACTGAGCCCCTCAAAGGAGCTATACCATTCTATGAATGCAAGGATTGTGGAAAGTCCTTTATTCATAGCACAGTCCTCACTAAACATAAGGAGCTTCATctggaagatgatgatgatgatgatgaagcagcagctgcagctgcagcagcagcagcccaggaagttgaagccAATGTCCACGTTCCACAAGTAGTTCTGAGGATTCAGGGGTCAAATGTAGAGGCTGCCGAGCCAGAAGTGGAGGCTGCCGAGCCGGAAGTGGAGGCTGCCGAGCCAGAGGTGGAGGCGGCTGAGCCAAACGGAGAGGCTGAAGGGCCAGATGGAGAGGCTGCAGAGCCCAATGGAGAGGCTGAACAGCCGAATGGAGAGGCCGAGCAGCCAAATGGGGATGCCGATGAACCAGATGGTGCAGGGATTGAAGACCCAGAAGAAAGAGCTGAAGAGCCAGAGGGAGATGCCGACGAGCCTGACGGTGTGGGAATTGAAGACCCAGAAGAAGCTGAAGATGAAGAGATTCAGGTAGAAGAACCATACTATGATTGCCATGAATGCACAGAAACCTTCACTTCCAGCACAGCATTCGGTGAGCACCTGAAAACTCATGCCAGCATGATCATATTTGAGCCTGCAAATGCCTTTGGGGAGTGCTCAGGCTACATCGAACATGCCAGCACCAGCACAGGTGGTGCCAATCAAGCTGATGAGAAGTACTTCAAATGTGACGTCTGTGGGCAGCTCTTTAGTGACCGCCTGTCCCTCGCCAGACACCAGAATACCCACACTGGCTGA